From the genome of Pseudomonadota bacterium, one region includes:
- a CDS encoding haloacid dehalogenase translates to MIDSSSLAFDIDGVVADIMTLFIDIARDDYNIDFNYDDITSYYIEECIKIDPEIISDIINKILDGQHSAPLKPIEGSARVLSRLSKQGPLLFVTARPYIGPIHNWISETLSVSPSLVEVIATGSFEAKAGVLLEKKISFFVEDRLETCFALNEQGVTPVVFKQPWNREKHPFIEVGSWDELESFINFNGFANGSAK, encoded by the coding sequence ATGATAGACTCATCTTCTCTGGCCTTTGATATTGACGGCGTTGTTGCCGATATAATGACTTTGTTTATTGATATCGCAAGGGATGATTATAATATAGATTTCAATTATGATGATATTACATCCTATTATATCGAAGAATGTATCAAAATCGACCCGGAGATAATAAGTGATATAATAAATAAAATACTTGATGGCCAACATAGTGCCCCCTTAAAACCGATTGAAGGATCAGCAAGGGTGCTAAGCAGGTTGAGCAAACAAGGGCCGCTGCTGTTTGTAACCGCAAGACCATATATCGGGCCGATACACAATTGGATATCAGAAACATTATCGGTTAGCCCTTCCCTGGTGGAGGTAATAGCTACAGGTTCCTTTGAAGCAAAGGCTGGCGTTCTTTTAGAAAAAAAAATATCATTTTTTGTGGAAGACAGGCTTGAAACATGTTTTGCTTTAAATGAACAAGGTGTTACGCCTGTTGTTTTTAAACAACCGTGGAACAGAGAAAAACACCCGTTTATTGAGGTAGGAAGCTGGGATGAACTCGAATCATTTATTAATTTCAACGGTTTTGCTAATGGTTCTGCAAAATGA
- a CDS encoding transcription termination factor Rho — MGSKKKVVKEKPLDKMTAKDLRELAINTPGVTGAHGMNKDELIGTIKEARGIVDAPSKKTNANVRELKVKIKELKSKHEAAIGDDNSKMSKIYRSRIIKLKKKTRV; from the coding sequence ATGGGCAGCAAGAAAAAAGTAGTAAAAGAAAAACCTCTTGATAAAATGACCGCTAAAGATTTGAGAGAACTTGCAATAAATACTCCCGGAGTTACCGGAGCTCATGGCATGAATAAAGATGAGCTTATAGGTACGATCAAAGAGGCCAGGGGCATAGTGGATGCTCCCTCTAAAAAGACCAATGCAAACGTTCGGGAATTAAAGGTTAAAATTAAGGAATTAAAGTCAAAGCATGAAGCTGCTATTGGTGATGATAATTCTAAAATGTCAAAGATATATCGAAGCAGGATAATAAAGCTAAAGAAAAAGACAAGAGTTTAA
- a CDS encoding slipin family protein produces the protein MYPIIAILFIVIFFLATSIRILNEYERGVIFRLGRVIKAKGPGIIILIPFVDQMVKVSLRLIVIDVDPQDVITRDNVSVKVNAVIYFRVIDTVKAIIEVENFQYAMTQLAQTTIRSICGQAELDELLSERDKINSQIQEILDTHTDPWGIKVATVELKHIDLPQEMQRAMAKQAEAERERRAKIINAEGEQQAATKLAEAAQIIGDYPMALQLRYLQTMREMSSEQNTTTIFPVPIDMFKPFIDLASAMTSQKKTD, from the coding sequence ATGTATCCGATTATTGCCATATTGTTTATTGTAATATTCTTTCTTGCTACATCCATTAGAATATTAAATGAATATGAACGGGGAGTTATATTCAGGCTTGGACGTGTTATCAAGGCAAAGGGTCCTGGAATAATTATCCTGATTCCTTTTGTTGACCAGATGGTTAAAGTCAGCCTCAGGCTTATTGTTATAGATGTTGATCCTCAGGATGTAATAACAAGAGACAATGTTTCCGTTAAGGTGAATGCGGTTATTTATTTCAGGGTAATAGATACTGTAAAGGCTATTATTGAAGTTGAAAATTTTCAGTATGCGATGACTCAGCTTGCACAAACTACTATAAGAAGCATTTGCGGTCAGGCGGAACTTGATGAACTGCTATCGGAAAGAGATAAAATCAATTCCCAGATACAGGAAATTCTTGATACACATACAGATCCGTGGGGAATAAAGGTTGCAACCGTAGAACTCAAACATATTGATCTTCCGCAGGAGATGCAAAGAGCTATGGCCAAACAGGCCGAAGCTGAAAGAGAGAGGCGGGCAAAAATAATTAATGCGGAAGGCGAGCAGCAGGCTGCGACTAAACTTGCCGAAGCTGCTCAGATAATAGGGGATTATCCTATGGCCTTACAGCTTAGGTATCTTCAGACCATGAGGGAAATGTCTTCCGAGCAGAATACAACAACTATTTTTCCTGTTCCGATAGATATGTTTAAGCCATTTATAGATTTAGCATCTGCTATGACATCACAGAAAAAGACAGATTAA
- a CDS encoding nodulation protein NfeD — translation MKTVACRIILFFLSLIILIPADYAFAGGQDICLINISADINPGIADYLKSGIKYAEKNGFGCIIITLNTPGGLADSMREMVVDILASKIPVVVYVAPDGARAASAGVIITMAADIAAMAPGTNIGAAHPVGAGGKDIGGTMSDKITNDMAAYARSIAATRFRNVEWAENAVRKSVSITEAEALKENVIDFTAKNLDDLIKKINGRKIKGKGILKLDEYKITKYKETLKTKILKTIGNPNISYILMMIGLAGLYFEMAHPGVVFPGVVGGISLILAFFSFQVLPINYTGMLLIALAVIFFILEMKIASYGMLSVAGVVSFLLGSLMLFEGSVPGMKISFDVLLSTIIFVSLFFVTVSALVFKAQVSKSRSGSEGLIGETGIIKIDTKPEGKVFVHGELWKARSKIPLSEGTKVKIVEIDNLVLEVEQIDK, via the coding sequence ATGAAAACTGTAGCATGCAGAATAATATTATTTTTCCTGTCTTTGATTATACTTATTCCCGCGGATTATGCTTTTGCCGGCGGGCAGGATATATGCCTTATCAATATTTCAGCAGATATAAATCCGGGTATTGCCGATTATTTAAAAAGCGGAATCAAATATGCCGAGAAAAACGGTTTTGGCTGCATCATAATAACACTAAATACTCCTGGAGGGCTTGCGGACTCTATGCGTGAAATGGTTGTTGATATCCTTGCATCAAAGATCCCGGTTGTGGTTTATGTTGCGCCTGACGGAGCAAGGGCGGCTTCTGCCGGAGTTATAATCACTATGGCTGCGGATATAGCAGCAATGGCTCCCGGTACAAATATCGGAGCTGCGCACCCTGTGGGAGCAGGAGGAAAAGATATAGGCGGAACAATGTCTGATAAAATTACAAACGACATGGCCGCATACGCCAGAAGCATTGCAGCAACACGATTCAGGAATGTTGAGTGGGCGGAAAATGCAGTTAGAAAAAGTGTATCTATTACTGAAGCAGAAGCGCTTAAAGAAAATGTAATTGATTTTACAGCAAAAAATCTTGATGATTTGATAAAAAAAATAAATGGACGAAAAATTAAGGGCAAAGGTATATTAAAGCTTGATGAATATAAGATAACCAAATACAAAGAGACTCTTAAAACAAAGATTCTGAAAACTATCGGGAATCCGAATATTTCTTATATTCTTATGATGATAGGACTTGCAGGTCTTTATTTTGAAATGGCTCACCCAGGTGTGGTTTTTCCGGGAGTAGTAGGTGGGATCTCGCTTATACTGGCATTTTTTTCTTTTCAGGTACTTCCAATAAACTATACAGGGATGCTTCTTATAGCGCTTGCTGTTATATTTTTTATTTTGGAGATGAAGATTGCCAGTTACGGAATGTTAAGTGTGGCAGGCGTTGTATCATTCTTATTAGGCTCTCTTATGCTTTTTGAAGGGTCGGTTCCCGGCATGAAAATTTCGTTTGATGTACTTCTGTCTACAATTATTTTTGTTTCGCTCTTTTTTGTAACGGTTTCCGCACTAGTTTTCAAGGCTCAGGTTTCAAAATCAAGATCGGGTTCTGAAGGTTTGATTGGAGAAACAGGAATAATAAAAATAGATACCAAACCTGAAGGAAAAGTTTTTGTGCATGGTGAGTTGTGGAAAGCAAGATCAAAGATTCCTTTATCTGAAGGAACTAAAGTTAAGATTGTTGAAATAGATAACCTGGTTTTGGAAGTCGAGCAGATTGATAAATAA
- a CDS encoding uracil-DNA glycosylase — protein MEDVYDVLKEISATLNFMAKTGCAGFDCSEKTIDMLNKLDKISSASTESLDTIQSELKECKRCKLCSGRTNIVFGTGNHNAKLVFVGEGPGSDEDKKGEPFVGRAGQLLTKIIEAINLKRDEVYICNIIKCRPPSNRNPETDEIKACFPFLKRQLDAIGPDYICALGTFAAQTLLETNEPISKLRGRLFDYRGMQVMPTYHPAYLLRSPEKKRDVWEDMKKLIGLMKGNENI, from the coding sequence ATGGAAGATGTTTATGATGTTTTAAAAGAAATCAGTGCAACGCTAAATTTCATGGCAAAAACAGGTTGTGCCGGGTTTGATTGCTCAGAAAAAACCATAGATATGTTAAATAAACTTGATAAAATATCATCTGCATCCACTGAATCTCTTGATACAATACAAAGCGAACTAAAAGAATGCAAAAGATGCAAGCTTTGCAGCGGACGGACAAATATTGTATTTGGTACGGGAAATCACAATGCAAAGCTTGTTTTTGTCGGAGAAGGCCCTGGTTCTGATGAAGATAAAAAGGGAGAGCCTTTTGTAGGAAGGGCAGGGCAGCTTTTAACCAAGATAATTGAAGCAATTAATCTTAAAAGAGATGAGGTATATATCTGCAATATTATCAAGTGCCGCCCGCCTTCAAACCGGAATCCTGAGACTGATGAAATAAAGGCATGTTTCCCGTTTTTAAAACGTCAGCTTGATGCAATCGGTCCTGATTATATTTGTGCGTTAGGCACTTTTGCGGCACAGACCCTGCTTGAAACGAATGAGCCGATTTCAAAATTAAGAGGACGTTTATTTGACTATCGGGGCATGCAAGTCATGCCTACATATCATCCTGCATATCTTTTACGAAGTCCTGAAAAAAAACGCGACGTATGGGAAGATATGAAAAAGCTTATCGGCTTAATGAAAGGCAATGAAAATATATGA
- the coaBC gene encoding bifunctional phosphopantothenoylcysteine decarboxylase/phosphopantothenate--cysteine ligase CoaBC — protein sequence MAQMKNKNIVIGISGGIAAYKSAELLRLIQKQEANVRVAMTHNAGYFVGPLTFEALSGKPVYMNSFEKGSNSEIRHIEWAKDLDAVVVAPATANIIGKIANGIADDALSTFLLAVTCPVLICPSMNTNMYEKISVQRNIEILKKDGFFIVEPASGELACGTSGQGRLPEPEEILDRLIYSLCPKDFKGKKILVTAGPTREHIDPVRYISNPSSGKMGYAIARAAEHRGADVTLVSGPVNLSPPFNVDTVKVVSANDMAKAVFDKAKDYDIIIKTAAVADYRPKEAACEKIKKSHDEISLVLSKNEDILLKLGKNKKNCILVGFAAETQNLEVNARDKLARKNLDIIVGNLVGERNDENNNERSPVFGMDTNEVVFFFRNGEKEHLPLMEKDMVAHALLDRIKDLNR from the coding sequence ATGGCACAAATGAAGAATAAGAATATTGTTATCGGAATAAGCGGTGGGATTGCTGCATATAAAAGTGCTGAACTTTTAAGGCTTATTCAAAAGCAGGAAGCAAACGTGCGTGTTGCCATGACACATAATGCCGGTTACTTTGTAGGCCCTCTCACATTTGAAGCTCTTTCGGGAAAACCCGTATATATGAATTCTTTTGAGAAGGGCTCAAATTCTGAAATAAGACATATTGAATGGGCCAAAGATCTTGATGCTGTTGTTGTTGCGCCTGCCACTGCCAATATTATAGGTAAAATTGCAAACGGAATAGCAGATGATGCTTTAAGTACATTTCTGCTTGCAGTTACTTGTCCTGTGTTGATTTGCCCTTCAATGAATACAAATATGTATGAAAAAATTTCCGTTCAAAGAAATATTGAAATTTTAAAAAAAGACGGATTTTTTATTGTAGAACCGGCTTCAGGCGAACTTGCCTGCGGTACCAGCGGGCAGGGACGTCTCCCGGAGCCTGAAGAAATATTGGACAGACTTATTTACAGCCTTTGCCCCAAAGATTTTAAAGGCAAAAAAATACTGGTGACTGCCGGTCCTACAAGAGAACATATAGATCCGGTAAGATATATAAGTAATCCGTCTTCAGGCAAAATGGGTTATGCTATAGCAAGAGCTGCAGAGCACAGAGGCGCTGATGTTACTCTTGTTTCTGGTCCTGTAAACCTTAGCCCGCCTTTTAATGTTGATACAGTTAAGGTTGTTTCTGCAAATGATATGGCGAAAGCGGTTTTTGATAAGGCTAAAGATTATGACATAATAATCAAAACAGCAGCAGTTGCGGATTACAGGCCGAAAGAGGCCGCTTGCGAAAAGATTAAAAAAAGTCATGATGAAATATCGCTTGTTCTTAGCAAAAATGAAGATATTTTGCTTAAACTTGGAAAAAATAAAAAAAATTGTATCCTGGTCGGATTTGCTGCGGAAACACAAAACCTGGAAGTAAATGCAAGGGATAAACTTGCCAGAAAAAACCTTGATATTATTGTCGGGAATCTTGTGGGTGAAAGAAACGATGAAAACAATAACGAAAGATCTCCGGTTTTTGGTATGGATACAAATGAGGTAGTGTTTTTTTTCAGAAACGGAGAAAAAGAACATTTGCCGCTCATGGAAAAAGACATGGTTGCACATGCTCTTCTTGACCGGATAAAAGATCTTAATAGATGA